From one Rosa rugosa chromosome 4, drRosRugo1.1, whole genome shotgun sequence genomic stretch:
- the LOC133706656 gene encoding uncharacterized protein LOC133706656 isoform X2: protein MAAEEDSLEEIVAARKERLRALKAAQQLLNTPDEDSAQLESNTNDDQEKSNETPDGDETTNMKFRNYVPHDKKLQEGKLDPPKPSKFEDPVAAVPPPSEKKEDPFVNIAPKKPNWELRRDVQKKLDKLERRTQKAMCKLMEQEKQRQLDEDSINGAGD from the exons ATGGCTGCGGAAGAGGACTCCCTCGAAGAAATCGTTGCGGCACGAAAGGAGAGGCTCAGAGCCCTCAAAGCTGCACAGCAACTGTTAAACACTCCAGATGAGGACTCTGCTCAACTTGAAAGTAACACTAACGATGACCAGGAAAAGAGCAATGAAACTCCTGATGGGGATGAAAC TACCAACATGAAATTCCGAAATTATGTTCCTCATGATAAGAAGCTTCAGGAAGGGAAGCTAGATCCACCAAAACCATCCAAGTTTGAAGACCCTGTTGCAGCAGTGCCTCCTCCATCAGAGAAGAAAGAG GACCCATTCGTGAATATTGCTCCTAAAAAACCAAACTGGGAACTTCGTAGGGATGTGCAGAAGAAGCTTGATAAGCTTGAAAGGCGAACCCAGAAGGCAATGTGTAAACTTATGG aacAAGAAAAGCAGAGGCAACTGGATGAAGACAGCATCAATGGTGCAGGGGACTAG
- the LOC133706656 gene encoding uncharacterized protein LOC133706656 isoform X1, translating to MAAEEDSLEEIVAARKERLRALKAAQQLLNTPDEDSAQLESNTNDDQEKSNETPDGDETTNMKFRNYVPHDKKLQEGKLDPPKPSKFEDPVAAVPPPSEKKEDPFVNIAPKKPNWELRRDVQKKLDKLERRTQKAMCKLMGWGTWLDELHTLHPISYLHKNFIW from the exons ATGGCTGCGGAAGAGGACTCCCTCGAAGAAATCGTTGCGGCACGAAAGGAGAGGCTCAGAGCCCTCAAAGCTGCACAGCAACTGTTAAACACTCCAGATGAGGACTCTGCTCAACTTGAAAGTAACACTAACGATGACCAGGAAAAGAGCAATGAAACTCCTGATGGGGATGAAAC TACCAACATGAAATTCCGAAATTATGTTCCTCATGATAAGAAGCTTCAGGAAGGGAAGCTAGATCCACCAAAACCATCCAAGTTTGAAGACCCTGTTGCAGCAGTGCCTCCTCCATCAGAGAAGAAAGAG GACCCATTCGTGAATATTGCTCCTAAAAAACCAAACTGGGAACTTCGTAGGGATGTGCAGAAGAAGCTTGATAAGCTTGAAAGGCGAACCCAGAAGGCAATGTGTAAACTTATGG GTTGGGGAACATGGTTGGACGAACTGCATACATTGCATCCTATATCCTATTTGCATAAGAATTTTATCTGGTAA
- the LOC133706653 gene encoding uncharacterized protein LOC133706653, giving the protein MELGDAKKRCGDVIERIERLTKITASCKRTLLKLARSELTFLSRVSSSSTSSSSSSTPLSVNIGHLEAVVHILQHPFITGVSRVCKPIPLSPKTCFKHVHVDIVCTLNRNPVWIIVSHRNPKYITWRNESQTKEEGLQFRIQQLTGAAARSALALKPSSLILFFSHGLSTILSHQLKHEFGATDLMEEAGDWINVLVATTYQEACVFEIKVGGDAVFKDSCPNWEILEDHTPFFPAFSSLNLFSLDVKNTETPKLGGDCHLVNFGTTALIALVSGISNGGTEKLLATPETELRQRFKGNYEFVIGQVMSEIQNPILVELSCSISGKRGIICESVHSEFKELVSMFGGPNEKLRASHLLKYLTVVPDSPSKRMMSLPTTRKLALKNKVVFGTGDYWRAPTVTANMAFVRAVSQAGMSLFTIEHRPRALTGD; this is encoded by the exons ATGGAATTGGGAGATGCGAAGAAGAGATGCGGAGATGTAAtagagagaatagagagattgaCCAAAATCACTGCTTCTTGCAAACGCACTCTCCTCAAGTTGGCTCGCTCTGAACTCACTTTCCTCTCCCGCGTCAGCTCCAgctccacctcctcctcctcctcctccactccCCTCAG TGTCAATATCGGCCACCTCGAGGCAGTTGTTCACATTCTCCAGCACCCTTTTATCACCGGGGTTTCTCGCGTTTGCAAGCCTATTCCTTTGTCTCCCAAAACTTGTTTCAAACATGTCCATGTTGATATAGTTTGCACTCTCAATAGGAACCCAGTCTGGATTATTGTATCTCATAGAAATCCCAAATACATTACTTGGAGGAATGAATCCCAAACTAAGGAGGAGGGCTTGCAATTCCGAATTCAGCAACTCACCGGGGCCGCCGCCCGCTCTGCTCTCGCACTCAAACCTTCCTcacttattcttttcttttcacatgGACTTAGCACCATCCTATCTCATCAACTCAAGCATGAATTTGGGGCCACTGATCTCATGGAGGAAGCCGGTGATTGGATTAATGTATTAGTTGCCACAACATATCAGGAGGCATGTGTATTTGAGATAAAGGTTGGTGGTGATGCTGTTTTCAAGGACTCGTGCCCCAACTGGGAAATCCTAGAGGACCACACACCATTTTTTCCAGCATTCTCTTCTCTCAACTTGTTCTCTTTGGATGTGAAAAACACGGAGACACCTAAACTAGGGGGTGACTGCCATCTTGTAAACTTTGGTACAACTGCTTTGATTGCTCTTGTTTCGGGTATTAGTAATGGAGGTACAGAGAAACTTTTGGCTACTCCAGAAACTGAATTGAGGCAGCGATTTAAGGGCAACTATGAGTTTGTGATTGGACAG GTGATGTCTGAAATTCAGAATCCAATTCTTGTTGAACTTAGTTGCTCAATATCTGGAAAGCGAGGTATTATTTGTGAAAGCGTTCATTCAGAGTTCAAGGAATTAGTGTCAATGTTTGGAGGGCCTAATGAGAAGTTGAGAGCTAGTCACCTACTAAAGTATCTCAC AGTTGTTCCTGATAGTCCCTCTAAACGCATGATGAGCCTTCCGACCACTCGAAAACTGGCTTTGAAGAATAAGGTTGTTTTTGGTACTGGTGATTATTGGCGTGCTCCAACTGTAACAGCTAATATGGCATTTGTGAGAGCGGTTTCACAAGCAGGGATGTCCTTGTTTACCATTGAGCACAGACCACGGGCTTTAACTGGTGATTAG